The nucleotide window GGGCCTCCGTGTCCGCCAGGGCCTTTGCCCATTTCACCACCTGGGCCCCCATGACCGCCAGGGCCTCTGCCCATTTCTCCACCCGATCCAACTGCCAGACCCGCAGTGACAAAGGCTTGTCTTTGTTCAGCTGTGAGAATATCGTGCAGCACAACCAAGTGATTGAGTTGGCCGAAGTCTTTTTCAGGTTTATTCGCTTTCAGCAGTTCTGCAATTTTTTCAATGCTGGGGCTGCTGGCATCCAATTCAGCTTGAATGGCCTGGCGATTGGCCTCTCTTGCTGTTTTTTCTGCTGTAAAATCGGGTCTATTGGCTTCCAGCGCAGTTTGCAGCGCTGTTTTTTGCTCATCGCTCAGTTGCAGGGCGTTGAGCTTATCCAAGCCTGGCAAGGGGCGCGCTTGAGCGCCTACTGGAGGCTCTGGGCGATTGGCTTCGATTTCAGCCATCTTGGCCACGCGTTCTGCTTCCTGGGTTTTGAACTGTGTTTTTTGTTCATCCGTCAGAATTTGCCAGCTTTTGACCATGAACTCAGCACGTTTTGTCAGTTCTGCGCTGCGATCAGGAGCATTGGCAACCCATTGTGTTTTGATGCTGTCAATATCAAAATTATCTGAAACGAAGGCGGTTTCGATCAGGGTTTTGATCGCCTCCCGCTGCGTGGTATCAGGAGGGCTCGGTTGAGCAGGTTTGTATTCTTCGCGCAGGCTGTCGAGCTGGGCTTTTTGTTCGCTGCTGAGGTTCAGGTTTGCAAAAGCGAATTCCTGATGGACTCCCTTTTCCCCACCTTTACCATGCGCTCCCATTTCAGGGCGACCCTGACGTGCCTGGCCTTGGGCAAAACCTTGTATTTGGAGATTGCTGCTGTCCAGCGCTGAGCTGAGGGTTCCTGAGATATTGCCGCACGCAGTCATCAAGCTGAGAGCCATCAAGCTGCCAAGGGTGGTTTTGAGAAGTGTATTGATTTTCATTTTCGTAACCTTTCTGATTGAGGCGCTTTGCCTTTGATGACTCTATCTTCGCAGGTTGATGTGAATGGGATTTCTTGGGATTGTAAACGGCTTGTAAATAATTGTAATAATTCACTTGTCTAATTGGCAAGTTTTTTGAGCCCTGATGATGACTGGTCATAAACGTTATTGTTTCGGGGCTTTCAAGATTTTGCCGGGTGTTTGCAGAGCCTTTTCAGTGAAGTCTTTTTGTGCTTCATTCAAGCGATTGGCATGAGGGGGGATACCTCTCTCTCTATGAATAGCCAAGGTTCCTTCTTGTCGTTTTGGGGAGACGTCTTTTGGGGGGATTCTCGCATGTTTAGGCTATTGGATTGACGTGACAAACACCTGTGTTCAGTCTTTAAACGAAGCCGAAGCGCTCTTGGAGAGTATTCAAGAGCGCTTCGCTTGGATGTTTTTAAGTCTTAGGCTTCAGAAAGTGGTGTTTCAAGCCGATCAGTGCGTGGATTGCGCTGGAGCGGCCATTCCAGACAGGCGATTAAACCACCCGCCTCATCACTGGGCAATTCAAAACGCACAAAGCCCTTGTGTAAACGCATGATTTTATCCACAATCGCCAAACCCAGTCCGTTGCCCCCTGTTTTTCGGGTGCGGGAACTGTCGGGGCGATAAAAGGGTTTTAAAATCTCCTCAAGTTCTTCCTGGGGCAGACCGGGGCCCCGATCCCGGAAGCGAATGCCCGCTTTTTCAGCATTGCAGTAGACCGAAATATCGACTCTTGAGCCAGGTGGGGCGTATTTAAGCAGATTTGAAAAGAGATTGTTCAAGGCCCGGTGAAGCAAATCCCTGCGACCATTGATCAAGATGGTTTCGGTGGTATAGTCGGTGATGACTTCAAGTTCTTTTTCAGCCAGAATATACTGATGCATCTCAAGGCTTTCTCTGAGCAAATGTCCCAGTTCAAGACGTTCCAGTGGATAATTTTCGGCATTCAGTTCCAAAGCTGAAATATCCAACAGATCGTTGATTAAGCGGTCAAGTTCTTCCAGCTCAAAAATCGAACGTTCAATATATTTGGGTTTGCCCTTGCCTTCTTTGGCGAGTAATTCAAGGCTGACGCGCATCCGGGCCAAAGGAGAGCGCAATTCATGTGAAACATCGGCGATCAGGCGTTGTTTTTCCTGAAGCATTTCCTGAATCCTGCTCATCATATGGTTAAATCCATTGGCAATTTCTTGAAACTCTTTTTGTTTGCCCACATTGATCGGGCGGGTAAAATCCCCTTCAGTGACTTTTGCGATCGAGGCGCTCAGTTCTTTAAAGGGACGGGTGATATATAAAACCAGAGGAATTAGCAGAACCCCTAAACTGAGTAAGATGATCAGTGTGTAGATCAGGCGCGGATCACCCATTGGCCGGTTAGGGGGGGGGCCTCTTCTTCCGGGGGGAGGCATCATGGCCCCTCTGGGAGGTGGGCCACCTTTGTGGGGAGCCTCTGGAAACAGTTTTTGCGGGGGGGGGCCTGGCGGGGGATTCTCAGTAAAAGCGGGGGTATATTGCAAATATCCCAGCTCTGGACGGTTGGGGTCGAGCAATGAGGCCACACGGATTGGCTTTTGCTGATCCAGAATCAGTAAATCACGTTTCTTTTCAAGTTCATTTAATTGTGAAACGCTAAGAGGAGGTTGGGGAATCCCTTTTGAAAACAACATTTGATTTTTTTTCCAATAGGAAATACGCCAATCCAGATAGCTTCCAATTTCTTCCACTTGAAGTTGCAGCAACTCAGGTTGGCTTTGAGAGGATTGCTGGAGCACAAACTGTACAAAATGCACTTGGTCTTCTAAAAAAACACGATGCATATGCCTTTCATTGTGCCTGAAGAGCAGGTTCATGACTGAAACCGTCAATACCATGGCAATAAAGACACTCAGAACGGCATAAAGATAGAGTTTGCGAAACAGGGGTTGAATCATTTTGTAAACAAATACCCCACGCCTCGGATGGTTTTAATAATTTCAGGCTTGCGTGGGTTATCGCCCAATTTTTGGCGCAAACGGGAAACAAAAACATCAATGGTGCGGTCGAAGGCATCAAATTCAAGCCCCCTGACTTTGCTCATCAAGGCATCCCGTGTAAGCACAATTCCGGCGTTTTCAAGCAAACAATGCAGCATATCAAACTCCGTGGTCGTCAATTCCATGGGTTGTCCCTGGTGCATTGCTTCTCGTGCATCCAGATTGAGGACCAATTCATGGTTCTCTGAGAAAAGTTTGTTTTCAGGGGGGGCCTGTTGTTGAAACTGTAGGCTGCGTTCAAAGCGGCGCATGATGGTTTTTATCCGTGCCAAAAGTTCACGGGGGTTGAAGGGCTTTGAAATATAATCGTCAGCCCCCAGTTCCAGTCCAATAATGCGGTTATAGTCGTCTTTTTTTGCCGTTAACATGATAATGGGCAGCAGTGGATTTTGAGTTCTGAGTAAACGACAGGTTTCAAACCCATCCATTTCGGGCATCATAAAGTCCAGAATGACGAGATCCACCGCATGGGATTTGACATATTCCAAACCCTTGGAAGGGGTAGAAGAGGCACTGAAGGCAATATTTTCATCGGCAAAATAATCACTGAGTAAATCGTGCATATCTTCATCGTCATCAATCATATGCACCTGAATCATAGTCTTCATTCCTTTACGCATTACTGAGTACAGTTTAAACAGGAAATGTGAAATCGGTATGCTTTTTTGTAAATGATTTGTAAAGACCGTCAGAAACCTTTGTTTCGAGGTATTCTGTTTAGATCCCTGAATGATTCTGGAGCCTCTGATGTCAGCCAAACAACGTGCACAAATTAACCCGGATGGCAGTTTTAATGTCGATCGGCGTGGGATTCATGCTTCCTTACGCCACGACCTCTACCATTTTCTGCAGGCAGCCAGCTGGGCCCGGTTGATTGCTCTTTTAAGCCTGCTCTATATTCTTGCGAATCTGGTCTTTGCATTGCTCTATCTGCCCGGCCTAGCGGGTTTGGCCAATGCCCGCTCAGGCTCCTTTGCCGATGCCTTTTTCTTCAGTGTGCAGACCATGTCGACAGTGGGCTATGGTTATCTTGCGCCCCAAAGTTTGTATATCAATCTGATTATGGTGATAGAATCGGTCTTTGGATTTTTGCTTACGGCCGTGGCTACCGGCCTGATTTTTGCCAAATTCTCACGGGTCAGGGCCCGTGTGCT belongs to bacterium (Candidatus Blackallbacteria) CG13_big_fil_rev_8_21_14_2_50_49_14 and includes:
- a CDS encoding DNA-binding response regulator gives rise to the protein MKTMIQVHMIDDDEDMHDLLSDYFADENIAFSASSTPSKGLEYVKSHAVDLVILDFMMPEMDGFETCRLLRTQNPLLPIIMLTAKKDDYNRIIGLELGADDYISKPFNPRELLARIKTIMRRFERSLQFQQQAPPENKLFSENHELVLNLDAREAMHQGQPMELTTTEFDMLHCLLENAGIVLTRDALMSKVRGLEFDAFDRTIDVFVSRLRQKLGDNPRKPEIIKTIRGVGYLFTK